From one Eisenibacter elegans DSM 3317 genomic stretch:
- a CDS encoding PorP/SprF family type IX secretion system membrane protein produces MKKAYTFCCLCWCLYISASYQAPIQAQDPHFSQFYASPLYLNPALTGTADEGRMLFNYRAQWVSLPGEFASYTVSYDHNFHHSGSNLGVLASFDKAGSAGVRSINLGLLYAYTLKVGDQAAVNVGMQAAYGNRTLNYLQLVFGDQLSALGVINQDSQENFADLSLHYFDLSAGAVFYTPQFWFGVSAAHLNQPRYGLGTRADFLPMRISAQMGYKIYFDSYGPDDQAFSLHPMIYYARQGDMQQLDLAANLSLSPVLMGLGYRGVPIGGQGWSAAVITGGFRYQDFAFLYSYDFPVGRLARATGGAHELTLRLDLNYPHGSSMSYNPRKRKKGRVAFPSF; encoded by the coding sequence ATGAAAAAAGCATATACCTTCTGCTGCCTATGTTGGTGTTTGTATATATCGGCAAGTTATCAAGCCCCCATACAAGCACAAGACCCGCATTTTTCTCAATTTTATGCTTCTCCACTCTATCTCAACCCTGCGCTTACGGGTACAGCCGACGAAGGGCGGATGCTTTTCAACTATCGTGCACAGTGGGTCAGCCTACCCGGAGAGTTTGCCAGCTATACTGTTTCTTATGACCATAATTTTCATCACTCAGGCAGCAATCTTGGCGTATTGGCCAGCTTCGACAAGGCCGGCAGCGCCGGGGTGCGCTCTATAAACCTAGGTTTGTTATATGCCTACACGCTCAAGGTCGGAGACCAAGCCGCCGTCAATGTCGGAATGCAAGCTGCTTATGGCAACCGCACGCTCAACTACCTACAGCTAGTTTTTGGCGACCAACTGAGTGCTTTGGGCGTTATCAACCAAGATTCACAAGAAAACTTTGCCGATCTGTCGCTCCATTATTTTGACCTCTCGGCAGGGGCGGTATTCTACACCCCACAGTTTTGGTTTGGGGTTTCAGCCGCCCACCTGAACCAACCGCGCTATGGCCTAGGTACAAGGGCTGATTTTCTACCGATGCGCATCTCGGCACAGATGGGCTACAAAATCTATTTTGATAGCTATGGCCCCGATGACCAAGCCTTCAGCCTACATCCGATGATTTATTATGCCCGGCAAGGCGATATGCAGCAGCTTGACTTGGCCGCCAACCTAAGCTTGTCGCCCGTATTGATGGGCTTAGGCTACAGGGGAGTACCCATAGGGGGGCAGGGCTGGAGCGCCGCCGTCATCACTGGGGGGTTCCGATACCAAGACTTCGCTTTTTTGTATAGCTATGACTTCCCTGTGGGGAGGCTGGCACGCGCTACCGGCGGCGCACACGAACTTACCCTACGCCTCGACCTCAACTACCCCCACGGCAGCAGTATGAGCTACAACCCCCGAAAACGCAAAAAAGGACGGGTGGCTTTTCCTTCTTTCTAA
- a CDS encoding CvfB family protein, with the protein MIQLGKYNHLVIRRFTDFGAYLSLPAHTQDPLQEEVLIPKRYLSPEAAIGQELRVFVYTDSEDRPVATTETPTAQVGELAYLPVVSTSRLGAFVDWNLSKDLFVPFSEQKRKFVKGEYYLVAIYLDTQSNRPVATTHLNKHLQPCTLDEGDEVSIQITDTTPLGWQVIIERQWLGLVYENEVFQPLRPGQHTTGFIKKLREDGKIDVALRPQGYGAIEGAAKQLYQAIVANGGVLYLTDKSAPEEIYQVLQMSKKVFKQAVGALYKQGAIRLKNDRIEL; encoded by the coding sequence TTGATACAACTAGGCAAATACAACCATCTCGTTATCAGGAGATTTACTGATTTTGGCGCATACCTTTCCTTGCCCGCCCATACCCAAGACCCTCTCCAAGAAGAGGTCCTGATTCCTAAGCGCTACCTCTCTCCTGAGGCGGCCATCGGCCAAGAACTGAGGGTGTTTGTCTACACTGATTCAGAAGACCGCCCTGTAGCCACTACCGAAACCCCTACCGCCCAAGTAGGAGAGCTGGCCTACTTGCCTGTAGTAAGTACTTCTAGGCTAGGCGCTTTTGTGGATTGGAACCTAAGCAAAGACCTTTTTGTGCCCTTTAGCGAGCAAAAGCGCAAGTTTGTCAAGGGAGAATACTATCTGGTGGCCATCTATCTCGACACCCAGAGCAACCGCCCCGTAGCCACAACACACCTCAACAAACATCTCCAGCCTTGTACTTTGGACGAGGGGGATGAGGTCTCTATCCAAATTACGGATACTACTCCTTTGGGTTGGCAGGTGATTATCGAGCGCCAATGGCTGGGGCTTGTTTATGAAAATGAGGTTTTTCAGCCGCTGCGACCCGGACAACATACCACAGGCTTTATCAAAAAACTACGTGAAGACGGCAAAATCGATGTGGCTCTTCGCCCACAAGGTTATGGCGCTATAGAAGGCGCAGCCAAACAGCTCTACCAAGCAATCGTAGCCAATGGTGGGGTTTTGTATCTGACAGACAAGAGCGCCCCCGAAGAGATTTATCAGGTATTGCAGATGAGCAAAAAGGTGTTCAAACAAGCTGTTGGGGCTTTGTATAAACAGGGCGCTATCCGGCTGAAAAACGATAGAATAGAGCTATAG
- a CDS encoding DUF6702 family protein → MTTLWYSYLLLSAWWWNGTPSEGAVPPHDFHASMAEIAYSPESKAFQMSLRVFTDDMEDAIRPKAANSRITLSNKSTVHDAALLAYVQKNCYLSSNKEKLGLWQWVGKEVTAEVVWLYVELPYKGNFKDLSLTYKVMFELFDDQVNMANVKTRQGSTKTYVFKAGKPSTQTLQW, encoded by the coding sequence ATGACCACACTCTGGTATAGTTATTTGCTGTTGTCAGCATGGTGGTGGAATGGAACCCCCTCAGAGGGGGCTGTTCCACCACACGATTTTCACGCCAGTATGGCCGAGATAGCCTACAGCCCAGAGTCTAAGGCTTTTCAGATGAGCCTTCGGGTGTTTACGGACGATATGGAGGACGCAATCCGCCCCAAAGCCGCCAATAGCCGAATTACCCTTAGCAACAAAAGCACGGTACATGATGCGGCACTTTTGGCCTATGTACAAAAAAACTGCTATCTCTCTTCCAATAAGGAAAAATTAGGCCTTTGGCAGTGGGTAGGCAAGGAGGTTACCGCAGAGGTGGTATGGTTGTATGTAGAGCTGCCCTACAAGGGCAACTTCAAAGACTTATCGCTGACTTATAAGGTGATGTTTGAGCTCTTTGACGACCAAGTCAATATGGCCAATGTCAAAACCCGCCAAGGCAGCACCAAAACCTATGTGTTCAAGGCCGGCAAGCCAAGCACACAAACTTTACAATGGTAA
- a CDS encoding J domain-containing protein: MAEDYYQILGLDRQASAEDIKRAFKRLALQYHPDRNPDSPHAEEQFKRINEAYQTLSDEHKKWIYDLLGTAPAAATSPGPVYPEYTPPPPTYTPPSANNETQPLTKRARKRWYQLTVVFGLFFIVFAIYFHGWMNRYSARLNVSDAQEARAGGNYDEALGYLNSAKNFYPEYAAAHELEGDIYYENYQIYRYALKAYTKAIEYTDQPSPQLLFKAALSAYHTRQYTEAHQYLNQLIVLQPHNAEAYYYRARSQYALGYADTSVCNDMMRAAKAQVLDAQKYIELICSDVYR, from the coding sequence GTGGCAGAAGATTATTACCAAATATTAGGACTTGACCGCCAAGCTTCAGCAGAAGACATCAAGAGAGCCTTCAAGCGTTTGGCGCTTCAATATCACCCTGATCGCAATCCTGATAGCCCGCACGCCGAGGAGCAATTCAAACGAATCAATGAGGCATATCAGACTCTTTCTGATGAGCACAAGAAGTGGATCTATGACCTACTGGGCACTGCTCCGGCTGCCGCAACCTCACCAGGCCCTGTCTATCCCGAATATACTCCGCCCCCGCCAACATATACTCCGCCCTCCGCCAATAATGAGACACAACCTTTGACCAAGCGTGCAAGAAAGCGATGGTATCAGCTGACAGTTGTTTTTGGGTTGTTCTTTATCGTATTTGCCATATATTTTCATGGTTGGATGAACCGCTACAGTGCTCGGCTCAATGTGTCAGATGCGCAAGAGGCACGTGCCGGCGGCAACTATGATGAGGCCTTGGGCTACTTAAATAGCGCCAAAAATTTTTATCCTGAATATGCCGCCGCACACGAACTAGAGGGGGATATTTATTATGAAAACTACCAAATCTACCGATATGCGCTGAAAGCCTACACAAAGGCGATTGAGTATACCGACCAGCCCAGCCCGCAGCTTTTGTTCAAAGCCGCGCTCTCGGCCTACCATACCCGCCAATACACCGAAGCGCACCAATACCTGAACCAGTTGATTGTCCTACAACCCCACAATGCAGAGGCTTACTACTACCGCGCCCGAAGCCAGTATGCCCTAGGATATGCCGATACCTCGGTTTGTAATGATATGATGAGG
- the truB gene encoding tRNA pseudouridine(55) synthase TruB produces MTTLPNFAEGACLLIDKPLTWTSFDVVNKIRYALRAHTNQKHKVGHAGTLDPLASGLLIICTGKMTKNIESYQALEKEYTGTIVLGKTTPSYDLETEVDQELPIDHLTEAQVRAVIPQFLGEQSQLPPMFSAVKVDGKRLYQHARKGQEVQRDPRPIHIYSLEFTRIALPEVDFRVCCSKGTYVRTLAHDIGAALGVGGHLSALRRTAIGEFRIEQAQALNEFLEAIGSRPSQPKNPTL; encoded by the coding sequence ATGACAACCCTGCCCAACTTTGCCGAAGGCGCTTGCTTGCTCATCGACAAGCCGCTTACTTGGACATCCTTCGATGTGGTCAACAAAATACGTTATGCCCTCCGCGCGCACACCAACCAAAAACACAAGGTAGGCCACGCCGGCACGCTTGACCCACTGGCCAGCGGCCTGCTCATTATCTGTACGGGCAAAATGACCAAGAATATTGAAAGCTACCAAGCGCTCGAAAAGGAGTACACCGGTACGATTGTATTGGGCAAAACAACGCCTTCTTATGACCTAGAAACCGAGGTAGACCAAGAGCTACCCATCGACCACCTCACAGAAGCACAGGTGCGGGCGGTGATTCCACAGTTTCTGGGCGAGCAAAGTCAGCTGCCCCCTATGTTTTCGGCTGTCAAAGTAGATGGTAAACGCCTCTACCAACACGCCCGTAAGGGGCAAGAAGTACAACGAGACCCCCGCCCTATCCATATCTATAGTTTGGAATTTACGCGCATTGCCCTGCCCGAGGTCGACTTTAGGGTATGCTGTTCTAAGGGGACTTATGTCCGCACCCTCGCCCATGATATTGGGGCTGCGCTAGGTGTGGGGGGGCATTTATCGGCGCTGAGGCGTACGGCCATCGGCGAGTTTCGGATTGAGCAAGCCCAAGCCCTAAACGAATTTCTGGAAGCTATCGGCAGCCGCCCATCACAACCCAAAAACCCAACGCTTTGA
- the rseP gene encoding RIP metalloprotease RseP, with the protein MDILIMVGQLLLGLSILVGVHELGHLLAAKAFGMRVEKFSIGFPPKIAGFKWGETEYSVGAVPLGGFVKISGMIDESMDKEFADKEPQPYEYRSKPAWQRLIVIMGGIIVNVITGIIIFVGLTYWLGEQYYPARLMDNGIVASSLAQEIGLKTGDKIVAVNGKALTRFDDITSRDVLLGSGAYYTVERGGEQLRIDIPNDLIGQLSRKKLGGPFVEPRFLFSVGQVDPKGPAAAAGMQAGDKITAIDQMPIVYFQDVQQALSDKAGKTVNVAISRKNTIDTLQITVTEQGRIGFAADLDRPVETAHFGFWESVPHGATAAFGIIADQIRAFGKIFKRELRAEDSLGGPILMAQMFGATWDWVRFWRITGALSMVLAFMNFLPIPALDGGHVMFILFEMVSGRKPSDKFMGTAQQVGMILLLSLMVFAFYVDIAKIFR; encoded by the coding sequence ATGGATATATTGATTATGGTGGGACAGCTCCTATTGGGCTTGTCCATTTTAGTAGGCGTACACGAACTCGGCCACCTGTTGGCAGCCAAGGCTTTCGGTATGCGTGTCGAAAAGTTTTCGATTGGGTTCCCCCCAAAAATTGCCGGTTTTAAATGGGGAGAGACCGAATACTCCGTCGGCGCAGTACCCTTGGGCGGATTTGTGAAAATTTCGGGGATGATAGATGAGTCGATGGACAAGGAGTTTGCCGACAAAGAGCCACAGCCCTATGAGTACCGCTCCAAGCCTGCTTGGCAGCGCCTGATAGTCATTATGGGGGGCATCATCGTCAATGTCATCACAGGCATCATCATTTTTGTAGGCCTTACCTACTGGCTAGGCGAGCAGTATTACCCCGCCCGCTTGATGGACAACGGCATTGTGGCCTCCTCATTGGCACAAGAAATAGGCCTCAAAACAGGCGACAAAATCGTAGCTGTCAACGGGAAAGCCCTGACACGCTTCGATGATATCACCAGCCGCGATGTCTTGCTTGGCTCCGGCGCTTATTATACCGTGGAGCGTGGGGGAGAGCAATTGCGCATTGATATCCCCAATGACCTCATTGGCCAACTTAGCCGCAAAAAACTAGGTGGACCCTTTGTAGAGCCGCGATTCTTGTTTAGTGTAGGTCAAGTAGACCCCAAAGGCCCTGCCGCCGCCGCCGGTATGCAGGCCGGAGACAAAATCACGGCCATCGATCAGATGCCCATTGTCTATTTTCAGGATGTCCAACAAGCGCTGAGCGACAAGGCCGGCAAAACAGTCAATGTGGCCATTAGCCGCAAAAATACTATCGATACGCTTCAAATTACAGTTACAGAGCAAGGTCGTATCGGATTTGCCGCCGACCTAGACCGCCCGGTCGAAACAGCCCACTTTGGCTTTTGGGAATCTGTACCCCACGGCGCTACGGCTGCCTTTGGCATCATTGCTGACCAAATCAGGGCCTTTGGCAAAATCTTTAAACGCGAACTGCGTGCCGAAGACTCCCTCGGAGGGCCTATCTTGATGGCGCAGATGTTTGGCGCTACTTGGGACTGGGTGCGCTTCTGGCGTATTACCGGAGCGCTGTCGATGGTGTTGGCTTTTATGAATTTTTTGCCTATCCCCGCGCTCGATGGAGGCCACGTGATGTTTATCCTCTTCGAGATGGTGTCGGGTCGCAAACCCTCTGACAAGTTTATGGGCACTGCTCAACAAGTAGGGATGATTTTGCTCTTGTCGCTGATGGTCTTTGCTTTTTATGTAGACATCGCCAAAATCTTCCGCTAG
- a CDS encoding NAD(P)/FAD-dependent oxidoreductase, translated as MTHTSVDYIIVGQGIAGTVMTATLLERGAQVLLLDAPEQPTASLAAAGICNPITGRRLVRTWMADRLFPVLHDFYARWGNLLQADFYMPKEVYRTFDSVEAQNSWYGQSAERGWAAFVDSQTDDSRYSPYIANPLGGWQTRQGAYVEVGRMLEAFRQYFQQQGIYQAQTFDYAALQWHAGRPQWQGHQAKALIFCEGAALVHNPFFSWLPIRPNKGEWLEITLPADWPHIQPEEVINKGFFMLPLGGHRWRIGATYDNQDDSPQTTNHARQELEAKLAQTFKPPYTVVAQAAGLRPTTPDRRPLVGVHPQHPHLALLNGLGTKGLSLAPYFAAQLADLLIHQKAIEPAADLQRYANKYFTAPTI; from the coding sequence ATGACACATACTTCAGTCGACTATATCATTGTTGGCCAAGGTATTGCCGGTACGGTGATGACGGCCACGCTCCTCGAACGCGGGGCGCAGGTACTGCTCTTGGACGCACCCGAGCAGCCTACAGCCTCGCTGGCCGCCGCCGGCATCTGTAACCCCATCACAGGCAGGCGTTTGGTCAGAACTTGGATGGCGGATAGGCTATTCCCTGTATTGCACGACTTTTATGCGCGATGGGGCAACCTCCTCCAGGCCGATTTCTATATGCCCAAAGAAGTATACCGGACTTTTGACAGTGTAGAGGCCCAAAACTCTTGGTATGGTCAAAGCGCTGAGCGCGGCTGGGCAGCATTTGTAGACTCCCAAACGGACGACAGCCGCTACAGTCCTTATATAGCCAATCCGCTGGGTGGTTGGCAAACTCGCCAAGGAGCATATGTAGAGGTGGGGAGAATGTTGGAGGCTTTCCGTCAATATTTTCAACAACAAGGCATCTATCAAGCCCAAACCTTTGATTATGCAGCGCTTCAATGGCACGCAGGCCGTCCCCAATGGCAAGGTCATCAGGCCAAAGCCCTGATTTTTTGTGAAGGAGCCGCCTTGGTACACAATCCATTTTTTAGCTGGCTGCCCATCCGCCCCAACAAGGGCGAATGGCTCGAAATAACTCTCCCCGCTGATTGGCCACACATACAGCCCGAAGAGGTCATCAATAAGGGGTTTTTTATGTTACCTTTAGGAGGGCATCGTTGGCGTATAGGTGCTACTTATGACAATCAAGATGACTCTCCCCAAACTACCAACCACGCCCGACAAGAGCTGGAAGCCAAGTTGGCTCAAACCTTCAAACCTCCTTATACTGTGGTAGCGCAAGCCGCAGGACTTCGCCCTACTACTCCCGACAGAAGGCCGCTGGTGGGGGTACATCCCCAACATCCCCACTTAGCATTGCTCAATGGACTTGGTACCAAGGGGCTATCATTAGCCCCCTATTTTGCCGCCCAGCTGGCTGACTTGCTCATACATCAGAAAGCCATAGAACCCGCTGCGGATTTGCAGCGTTATGCAAACAAGTACTTTACTGCTCCTACAATTTAG
- a CDS encoding GtrA family protein, which produces MLQVISDILTLDFSRQTTKQVMRFVIAGVTCAALEFTTLIGLVEWVGLDMYLANTIAFTAAVVLNYVMSRGWVFESNKYSKKRYEFTAFALMAVVGLGLNQLIMWGCVDVLSLDYKLSKVLAIGLVVIWNFFSKKYLVFKS; this is translated from the coding sequence ATGTTACAAGTCATCTCAGACATCTTAACACTCGACTTCAGCCGCCAAACTACCAAACAAGTGATGCGCTTTGTCATCGCAGGAGTTACGTGTGCGGCGCTGGAATTTACCACCCTGATAGGTTTGGTAGAATGGGTTGGGTTGGATATGTACCTAGCCAACACCATTGCCTTTACGGCTGCTGTCGTGCTCAACTATGTGATGAGTAGGGGCTGGGTGTTCGAATCTAACAAGTACTCCAAAAAACGCTACGAATTTACGGCCTTTGCCCTGATGGCCGTGGTAGGCCTGGGGTTGAATCAGCTCATTATGTGGGGCTGTGTGGACGTGCTCAGCCTTGACTATAAACTCTCTAAGGTGTTGGCCATAGGCTTGGTGGTGATTTGGAACTTCTTCTCCAAAAAATACCTCGTCTTCAAGAGTTAG
- a CDS encoding extracellular catalytic domain type 1 short-chain-length polyhydroxyalkanoate depolymerase translates to MKTVWMLVLMLCSMPLWTYAQLVTVNNFGSNPGNLTMFRYSPAGVPANAPLVVVLHGCTQTAAAFANETEWNKLADTYGFHLVYPEQKTANNSSRCFNWFENGDISRGQGEALSIKQMVDFMKNNFSIDASRVFVTGLSAGGAMTTAMCAAYPEIFAAGAPMAGLPYRAGVGTTAAFQAMSPGVDRTPQQWGDLVRQQFPSFSGNYPKMVVFHGSQDFTVRPMNMIEIAEQWTNVAGANATVNITNTNFDGVQNVTRRVYLGTDGQPVVITYELIGMGHAISVNPGNSNPKQGGQTGGYSVNRGFWSSYWAADFFGLLGATPTPTAPATPSNLAAAAVSASQINLTWADNSNNEDNFVLERSTSATTGFAAIATLPANTTSFSNTGLNANTTYYYRVRAANAGGSSAFSNTASATTQQAQVPPSTYTIAQPNGNFYLSTLNNVNTGQSITTLGAGQVTQVKFRLYSAINNSTLHIYVGNTVSGSPAYSQSVSTSAGDWQTFTLSTPFEVSANTQYTIILTNASVAYTNSNAYSGGHLWYNTIAYTVFDAAFEIVIAGNTPGGEAAMMAAIPLADALDNPLADWQIYPNPCSEFLRIRLPEHETERFGVQIYDSRGRQVRQLQASTDAPIDLRQLPSGAYQVIIQTPYQTLRRSLMIQR, encoded by the coding sequence ATGAAAACGGTATGGATGCTTGTATTGATGCTGTGTAGTATGCCTTTATGGACTTATGCACAATTGGTTACGGTCAATAATTTTGGCTCTAACCCCGGCAATTTGACTATGTTTCGGTATTCACCCGCCGGGGTACCTGCGAATGCCCCGCTCGTGGTGGTGTTGCACGGATGTACGCAGACAGCAGCGGCTTTTGCCAACGAAACCGAATGGAACAAGCTAGCTGACACATATGGCTTTCACCTAGTTTATCCAGAACAAAAAACGGCCAATAACTCTTCCCGTTGTTTTAATTGGTTTGAGAATGGCGACATCTCACGGGGGCAGGGCGAGGCACTGTCTATCAAGCAGATGGTAGATTTTATGAAAAACAACTTTTCTATCGATGCTTCCCGCGTATTTGTTACGGGCTTGTCTGCCGGCGGAGCGATGACTACCGCAATGTGTGCCGCCTACCCAGAAATATTTGCTGCTGGCGCACCAATGGCTGGCCTTCCTTATCGTGCAGGAGTAGGCACTACGGCAGCCTTTCAGGCGATGTCGCCAGGGGTAGACAGAACGCCGCAACAATGGGGCGACTTGGTACGCCAACAATTTCCCTCTTTTTCGGGAAACTACCCCAAAATGGTCGTTTTTCACGGAAGCCAAGACTTTACCGTCCGCCCGATGAATATGATAGAAATTGCCGAGCAGTGGACTAATGTCGCCGGAGCCAATGCAACTGTAAACATCACCAATACCAATTTTGACGGGGTGCAGAATGTTACACGGCGTGTATACCTAGGCACCGACGGCCAACCTGTGGTCATTACCTATGAGTTGATAGGTATGGGACATGCCATCAGCGTCAACCCAGGCAATAGCAACCCCAAACAGGGAGGACAAACAGGGGGCTATTCCGTCAACAGGGGCTTTTGGTCGAGCTACTGGGCGGCTGATTTTTTTGGACTGCTAGGAGCTACTCCAACCCCTACTGCGCCTGCTACCCCTAGCAACCTAGCGGCGGCAGCGGTTTCGGCTTCGCAAATCAACCTTACTTGGGCAGACAACAGCAACAATGAAGATAATTTCGTGTTAGAGCGCTCCACCTCTGCCACCACAGGATTCGCCGCCATCGCTACCCTGCCTGCCAATACAACCAGCTTCAGCAACACCGGTCTGAACGCCAACACTACTTACTACTACCGCGTGCGAGCGGCCAATGCTGGCGGAAGCTCGGCCTTTAGCAACACTGCCAGTGCTACTACCCAACAAGCACAAGTACCCCCAAGTACCTATACCATTGCCCAACCAAACGGCAATTTCTACCTCAGCACGCTCAACAACGTAAACACCGGACAATCTATCACTACCTTAGGTGCCGGGCAGGTTACACAAGTCAAATTCCGATTGTACAGCGCCATCAACAATTCCACACTCCATATTTATGTAGGCAATACCGTGTCCGGTTCGCCTGCTTACAGCCAGAGTGTCAGTACAAGTGCTGGCGATTGGCAGACTTTTACCCTCAGTACGCCCTTCGAGGTCAGTGCCAATACCCAATATACCATTATCCTGACCAATGCTTCTGTGGCCTACACCAATAGTAACGCATACTCAGGAGGGCACCTATGGTACAATACCATTGCCTACACGGTGTTTGATGCTGCTTTTGAGATTGTCATCGCCGGAAATACTCCGGGAGGTGAAGCTGCGATGATGGCAGCCATCCCCCTAGCCGATGCGCTAGACAACCCCTTGGCCGATTGGCAGATTTACCCCAACCCTTGTAGTGAGTTTTTGCGCATCCGCCTGCCTGAGCACGAAACAGAGCGCTTTGGGGTACAAATCTACGATAGCCGGGGGCGGCAAGTACGGCAACTTCAGGCCTCTACCGATGCCCCTATTGACCTGCGGCAATTGCCCTCAGGAGCATATCAGGTCATTATCCAAACGCCTTATCAAACGCTTCGCCGTTCTCTTATGATTCAACGATAA